Proteins encoded within one genomic window of Leucoraja erinacea ecotype New England chromosome 24, Leri_hhj_1, whole genome shotgun sequence:
- the LOC129708925 gene encoding protein BTG2-like: protein MEIAAAVGFVSRLLRNTGLVSPTQIHVFGRSLQDALAEHYRHHWFPDKPCKGSAYRCIRINHKMDPLIGRAASRIGLSSQQLYKLLPSELTLWVDPFEVSYRIGEDGSICVLYEAPAPANNNLGMMTCKTEMNAGSASPPKNYWMTVSS from the exons ATGGAAATCGCGGCGGCCGTGGGATTCGTCAGCCGACTGCTCCGTAACACCGGCCTGGTCAGCCCCACACAGATACACGTCTTCGGCCGCTCGCTGCAAGACGCGCTTGCTG AGCACTATCGGCATCACTGGTTCCCGGACAAGCCGTGCAAAGGGTCTGCGTACCGCTGCATCAGGATTAACCACAAGATGGACCCGCTGATTGGGAGAGCGGCCAGCCGCATTGGTCTAAGCAGCCAGCAGCTGTACAAACTCCTGCCCAGCGAGCTCACCCTCTGGGTCGACCCGTTTGAGGTATCGTACCGCATCGGGGAAGACGGCTCCATCTGTGTCCTGTACGAGGCCCCCGCGCCGGCCAACAACAACCTGGGAATGATGACGTGCAAAACCGAGATGAACGCCGGCTCAGCCAGTCCTCCCAAAAACTACTGGATGACCGTTTCAAGCTGA